ACGCCAAGCGCGTGCTGACATGAACGACGCGCTTTATCACGACGCGTTGATGGCGCTGGCCAAGGACCGCACGCACGCGGCCGCGTTGCCGCCGGGAACGGGCGTCACGGTCGACAATCCGCTGTGCGGCGATCGCGTGACGCTCGACGGCAAGATCGAGAACGGGATCGCGCGCGACATTCGTCACAAGGTGCGTGGATGCGCGTTATGCCAAGCGTCGGCGGCGGCGTTGGCGCGCGTGTTGGACGGAAAACCCGCCGCGGCCACCCTCGCCGAAGCCCAAGCGGCGGTCGAATCGGTGCTCGCGGGCGGGTGCGCCCCGGCCCCGTGGGACGCGTTTGCGCCCGTCGCGCGGCACAAAAGCCGGCACGACTGCGTTAAGCTCGCGTTTTCGGCCGTAAAAACGCTCTTTTCCGGCACTTGATTTGCGCCGCACAAGCGGGTACACAGGCCCGCTTTCGCGAAGGATGTCCCCTTCGTCTAGAGGCCTAGGACACCACCCTTTCACGGTGGTGACAGGGGTTCGAATCCCCTAGGGGACGCCATTCCGGAACAAAACTGAGAACTCCAGCTTTGTTCGTCGCCTGCCCCGAAATGGCAGCTTCGGCCAAAGCCGATTTCATCCCAGATATATGGATTTCGGTTCCGGAAACGCGAACCGTACTCACGAATTTTCGAAGATATGTCTGCCGAATTTTCGGATCGCCGTTGCGCAGCCGATCGCCAACGGATTGCACGAGAGCATCGAGCTTCTTGTCGTCGATGATCATAAGCTCGGCTTGACGGGTGGGCTTTCTGGCAATCTCTTGCTCGGCCATCAGCTGATCGCGGCGTTTGGTCAAATCGGTAATCCTCGGCTTCAGGCTCGGATCCTCCGCTGAGACCGTTCCCGTCT
This genomic interval from Alphaproteobacteria bacterium contains the following:
- a CDS encoding iron-sulfur cluster assembly scaffold protein, which produces MNDALYHDALMALAKDRTHAAALPPGTGVTVDNPLCGDRVTLDGKIENGIARDIRHKVRGCALCQASAAALARVLDGKPAAATLAEAQAAVESVLAGGCAPAPWDAFAPVARHKSRHDCVKLAFSAVKTLFSGT